ACCCGGCATCCACCAGCGTATTACTGACGCTGGCCGATAACGACACGCCGATCTGGCTCTCAGCTGCCGTCGACAACGATCTGGTACGCCAGAACCTGCGTTTTCACACCAATGCGCCGCTGGTTGACCAGCCGCAGCAGTCGCTGTTTGCCGTCGCCGATCACACCCTGAGCGCCGAACAGCTCAGCGCCCTGCCCTGCGGCACGGATATCAGCCCGGAAACCAGCGCCACCTTGATTTTACAACTGCCGTCACTGAGCGGCGGCCGCATGCTGCGCCTGACTGGCCCCGGCATTCTGGAGGAGCGCATGATTGCGCCGCTGCTGCCGGAGTGCATCACCGACGAATTTACCGACCGTCCGCACTCGTTCCCCACAGGCATCGATGTGATCTTGACCTGTGGAGAACGCGCGCTGGCGATACCACGAACCACACTGGTGGAGGTGTTCTGATGTACGTTGCTGTCAAGGGGGGCGAAAAGGCGATAGCCGCAGCCCACGCGCTACAAGAACATAAGCGTCGCGGCGACAGCGAGCTTGCGGAGCTGAGCGTTGCGCAAATTGCTGAACAGATGCATCTGGCCGTCGATCGGGTGATGACCGAAGGCGGTATTGCCGATCGGGAACTGGCGGCGCTGGCGCTGAAACAGGCAAGCGGCGATAACGTCGAAGCCATCTTTCTGCTGCGCGCCTACCGTACAACGCTACCACGCCTGGCCGTCAGCGAACCCATTGACAGTGCGAAGATGCGTTTAGAGCGCCGGATTTCGGCGGTGTACAAAGACATTCCCGGCGGCCAGTTGCTTGGCCCGACTTACGATTACACCCATCGTTTACTCGATTTTGCGCTGCTGGCCGAGGGCGAAACGACCTCATTGCCGAAACGCGAAGTACAGCCGGAAACCACGCCGCACGTCTTTGCGCTTCTGGAACAAGAGGGGCTGGCGAAAGCTGAACAGGAGAGCGGCGCCGTGCCGGACGATATCA
Above is a genomic segment from Kosakonia radicincitans DSM 16656 containing:
- the phnH gene encoding phosphonate C-P lyase system protein PhnH, coding for MTLQPAFASAVHDAQHCFRRLLKAMSEPGVIVSLPHLKHGWSPLNPASTSVLLTLADNDTPIWLSAAVDNDLVRQNLRFHTNAPLVDQPQQSLFAVADHTLSAEQLSALPCGTDISPETSATLILQLPSLSGGRMLRLTGPGILEERMIAPLLPECITDEFTDRPHSFPTGIDVILTCGERALAIPRTTLVEVF
- a CDS encoding carbon-phosphorus lyase complex subunit PhnI codes for the protein MYVAVKGGEKAIAAAHALQEHKRRGDSELAELSVAQIAEQMHLAVDRVMTEGGIADRELAALALKQASGDNVEAIFLLRAYRTTLPRLAVSEPIDSAKMRLERRISAVYKDIPGGQLLGPTYDYTHRLLDFALLAEGETTSLPKREVQPETTPHVFALLEQEGLAKAEQESGAVPDDITRQPPVYPCSRSARLQQLARGDEGYLLALAYSTQRGYGRNHPFAGEIRSGYIDVEIVPEELGFAVNVGELLITECEMVNGFIAPQEDAPHFTRGYGLVFGMGERKAMAMALMDRALQAADYGEMIKSPAQDEEFVLAHADNVEAAGFVSHLKLPHYVDFQAELDLLRQLQQESSRG